Below is a genomic region from Mucilaginibacter auburnensis.
ATCAATGCACGGTTGCTCATGCCCTCCTTTAATCTGTACCTGCCGGGTTTAACTCTGGCAGGATACTTCATGTTTTGCGCTGCCCACAAAAAATCGGCGCTGTCTCTAACTATCTCTTTTTGACGGATAGTTTGATAAACATCACTAAAAGAAGATCCGGTGCGTATGTAAAGGTATTCCTCATTCCCCGTAACATTGGGGCCGAAAAATTTCAGATAGTAAAATAGCCCGGTTCCGCCAAAAGCCAGGACGATAACCACAACAAGGGCAATAATAAACTTTTTAACTGGTGATGAGCCGGTAGAAGCTTTCTGTGTCATTTTAAATTATAATGATTGCGGCAACCTTTGTATAGCTAAGAGTCCGCCGCTTAAATTTTTAACATTTGTATAGCCGTTTTGCAGCAATATAGCCTGGGCTGTTTTGCTGCGAATGCCGGCTTTGCATATAACAACAATCTCGTCGGTTTTGTTAAAGCCGGTATTATCTACATTGTCGTAAAGCCTCGATAATGGTAAATTAACACCCCCTATATTATAGGTATGGAACTCAATAACCTCGCGCACATCAAGTATGTTAACCTGAGTACGCTGCTTTAAAAGCTTATCAAAGGTCGCAGCACTAATTTCCATCAACAGAGCCTTGTGAAACGGTTAAATTAATACGTGTTCCAATACTGGTAGTGGTAGTAGAATCGGTGCGTTTAGGAAACTGATCAACTACTTTCAGGTTGGTCGAGTCTGTAATAGTTCCCTGGTAAGTGATAATTCCAATGGTAAGCCCTAAACCCTTTACGGCAAAACGTGCCGCGTCCAGATCCTGACCTATTAGTTCAGGAATGTCCTGTTCATTGGCGCCATTACCATCACCCAAAACCAGATCAATGCGTGAACCCTTTGGAATTTTCATGCCCGGGCGAACAACCTGTCCGGCCAATTTAACTTCTAATACAACGTCGCGTGCAATATCCGGCGTATAGGTGGTATCACCAATTTTTAAACCCGCGTTGCTTAATGCAGATAATGCGTTGATGTAAGGCTTTTGCTCAATATCCGGCAAGGCAACAGGCGGTGCCTGCATGGTTACCATGGTTAGGTAAATTACGCGGCCTTCTTTAACCAAAGTGCCTGCATCAGGGTCTTGTTCTATAATGGTGCCGGGTGCTTTATCGCCCACATATACAGTATCTACATGAAAATCAAAACCTTGTTCTTCCAGCTTATTTACAGCCTGGTCAATGCTCAATCCCTTTACCGACGGTACAGGAACACCGCTTCCATGATCAGTATAGTAACTTAAACTGAAAAAAGCTATTAAAACAATACCAATAACCGTAACCACAGCCATTAATACTGTTTTGCGGAATGATGAGGTTTTAAGGTAAGCTATTAATTTCTTCATTTGCTATTCAATAAGTTTCCTCTTTAAAAGGCTATCAAACATAGGGTAATTTTTTCAAAATATGAGTGGAACAAGCGTAAAAATAGGGGAGTTTATCCCAATCAATTGCTGTGCAAAAGCTTAGTTAGTTGAGTATATCCCTTTTAAAAATATTTATATTTGGCACCATATGGCAACCAAAAACATAGCTCTGCTGGCCGGCGGTTTTACCGGCGAATACGAAGTTTCAATTAACAGCGCGAAAAACATAGCCGCTAATCTAGATCCTGCAAAATATAAGGTTTATACCATTTTGGTTGACCGCAACCGTTGGTTTTATGACGACGGCGCAGCAGGTGTTGATGTGGATAAGAATGATTTTAGCATAACAGTGGGCGGGGAGAAGATTAAGTTTGATTTTGCCTTTATCACCATACACGGAACGCCGGGCGAAGACGGTAAACTGCAAGGCTATTTTGACCTGATCAATATGCCTTATAATACCTGCGATGTTACCACGTCTGCTATTAGCATGAACAAAGCTTTTACCAAAGCCATTGTACACGGAATTCATGATCTACATGTAGCTGCTTCGGTTAAATTAAAAAAGCGCGATCCGCATGATATTGGCGGTATTGCAGCGCGTTTAAAATTTCCGTTGTTTGTTAAGCCTAATAATGGTGGCAGCAGTGTAGGCATGAGCAAGGTTTATAAAGTTAACGGCTTGCAGGAAGCTATAAACAAAGCATTTAATGAGGACGATCAGATACTGGTAGAGGAGTTTATAAAAGGCCGCGAATTTAGCGTGGGTATAGTCAATCTGCACGGCAAGGTGCAGGTGTTGCCTGTAACTGAGATCATTAGTTCAAAAGACTTTTTTGATTATGAAGCCAAATATACGCCGGGCGTTTCTGAAGA
It encodes:
- a CDS encoding rhodanese-like domain-containing protein, whose protein sequence is MEISAATFDKLLKQRTQVNILDVREVIEFHTYNIGGVNLPLSRLYDNVDNTGFNKTDEIVVICKAGIRSKTAQAILLQNGYTNVKNLSGGLLAIQRLPQSL
- a CDS encoding PASTA domain-containing protein; protein product: MKKLIAYLKTSSFRKTVLMAVVTVIGIVLIAFFSLSYYTDHGSGVPVPSVKGLSIDQAVNKLEEQGFDFHVDTVYVGDKAPGTIIEQDPDAGTLVKEGRVIYLTMVTMQAPPVALPDIEQKPYINALSALSNAGLKIGDTTYTPDIARDVVLEVKLAGQVVRPGMKIPKGSRIDLVLGDGNGANEQDIPELIGQDLDAARFAVKGLGLTIGIITYQGTITDSTNLKVVDQFPKRTDSTTTTSIGTRINLTVSQGSVDGN
- a CDS encoding D-alanine--D-alanine ligase; translation: MATKNIALLAGGFTGEYEVSINSAKNIAANLDPAKYKVYTILVDRNRWFYDDGAAGVDVDKNDFSITVGGEKIKFDFAFITIHGTPGEDGKLQGYFDLINMPYNTCDVTTSAISMNKAFTKAIVHGIHDLHVAASVKLKKRDPHDIGGIAARLKFPLFVKPNNGGSSVGMSKVYKVNGLQEAINKAFNEDDQILVEEFIKGREFSVGIVNLHGKVQVLPVTEIISSKDFFDYEAKYTPGVSEEITPADLSVMKVAQVGNIVTEVYQRLNCRGMVRVDFILEEGTEDFYFIEVNTTPGQSSNSLIPQQVRAAGMSVADFYGELIEGTIGRYGA